A single genomic interval of Sesamum indicum cultivar Zhongzhi No. 13 unplaced genomic scaffold, S_indicum_v1.0 scaffold00109, whole genome shotgun sequence harbors:
- the LOC105178825 gene encoding heterogeneous nuclear ribonucleoprotein Q (The sequence of the model RefSeq protein was modified relative to this genomic sequence to represent the inferred CDS: added 28 bases not found in genome assembly), producing MAENTEIEDRVDLDDDNYTEEDDDVEEPIEDEGAGEAIEENGKEFQEDIRSEDGGKEQSPGTDRNDIRIGHVEIEENPASIKADEKEKHAELLDLPPHGSEVFIGGLSRDVSEEDLRELCEPFGEIFEIRVMKNRDTGESKGFAFVAFRTKDVAQKAIEELHNKEFKGRTLRCSLSETKYRLFIGNVPKGWTDDEFRKIIEETGPGAETIELIKDPQNPGRNRGFAFVEYYNNACADYSRQQMSAPSFKLDGNTPTVTWADPKITPDHSAAAAQVKALYVKNIPENTPTEQLKELFQRHGEVTKVVMPPAKSGGKRDFGFVHYAERSSALKAVKDTETYEINGQVLEVVLAKPQTEKKFDAANPHNPSPVPNYIPHPGYAGIPVNPYAPIAAGYGTAAGFQQQPMIYGRGPMPAGMQMVPMVLPDGRIGYVLQQPGVQMPPPVRPRRNDRSNGAGGPQARGGTSSSNDDSNRNRRYRPY from the exons ATGGCAGAGAACACTGAAATTGAGGACCGGGTGGATCTTGATGATGACAATTACACTGAAGAGGATGATGACGTCGAAGAACCCATTGAAGATGAAGGAGCTGGAGAGGCTATTGAAGAAAATGGCAAAGAGTTTCAGGAGGACATAAGAAGTGAGGATGGCGGGAAAGAACAATCTCCAGGAACAGATAGAAATGATATTCGCATCGGGCATGTGGAAATTGAAGAAAACCCTGCATCAATTAAAGCagatgagaaagaaaagcatGCCGAACTTCTGGATCTTCCTCCTCATGGTTCTGAAGTTTTCATTGGAGGACTTTCTCGAGATGTTTCAGAGGAAGACTTAAGGGAACTCTGTGAACCCTTTGGTGAAATTTTTGAG ATAAGAGTAATGAAAAACAGGGATACAGGCGAAAGCAAGGGCTTTGCATTTGTAGCCTTCAGAACAAAAGATGTTGCTCAAAAGGCAATTgaagaattacataataaagAATTCAAG GGCAGAACATTGCGGTGTTCGCTATCAGAAACTAAATACAGATTGTTCATAGGTAATGTACCTAAGGGTTGGACTGACGATGAGTTTAGGAAAATCATTGAAGAGACAGGTCCCGGGGCTGAAACCATAGAGCTCATAAAG GATCCACAGAACCCAGGTCGTAATCGGGGTTTTGCCTTTGTGGAATATTACAACAATGCTTGTGCTGATTATTCTAGGCAACAAATGTCTGCTCCAAGCTTCAAGCTGGATGGTAACACACCAACTGTGACATGGGCTGATCCAAAGATTACGCCAGATCattctgctgctgctgctcag GTCAAGGCTCTTTATGTGAAGAATATACCTGAAAACACACCGACTGAACAATTAAAGGAACTCTTTCAACGCCATGGGGAAGTAACAAAAGTTGTTATGCCACCTGCCAAAAGTGGCGGAAAAAGAGATTTTGGATTTGTCCACTATGCGGAAAGGTCAAGCGCATTAAAGGCCGTCAAAGACACAGAAACATATGAGATAAATG GTCAGGTGTTAGAAGTTGTTCTTGCAAAGCCTCAGACTGAGAAGAAGTTTGATGCAGCGAATCCCCACAATCCTTCTCCAGTCCCGAACTATATTCCTCATCCAGGGTATGCTGGTATACCAGTGAATCCTTATGCGCCTATAGCTGCTGGATATGGTACAGCTGCTGGTTTTCAGCAG CAACCTATGATTTATGGAAGGGGG CAATGGTTTTACCAGATGGTCGAATTGGCTATGTTCT CCAGCAACCTGGTGTACAGATGCCACCACCTGTCAGACCACGGAGGAATGATAGGAGCAATGGTGCTGGTGGACCACAAGCACGAGGTGGAACGAGCAGTAGTAATGATGATAGTAACCGTAACAGACGATACCGGCCCTACTAG
- the LOC105178826 gene encoding uncharacterized protein LOC105178826, with amino-acid sequence MWAALPLQPPKPWPLNALSTTKPPPLHSVPIANRQNGGEMGGPRQVVVTALNSNKPQHRNATKSRIESEPPPPLEKQEKLEEQQQQQQRQRQLSGADVLMALERATADKTKKKKARRNTGGLSRGRNSAGTAKQETSNFSDVRPLCIKPEWSDRLEELERRLQQLAHSQGHR; translated from the coding sequence ATGTGGGCCGCTCTGCCACTTCAACCACCAAAACCATGGCCACTCAACGCCCTCTCCACCACCAAACCACCTCCACTACATTCTGTGCCCATCGCCAACCGCCAAAACGGAGGCGAAATGGGTGGTCCGCGGCAGGTAGTTGTCACTGCCCTCAATTCCAATAAGCCACAGCACCGAAACGCCACAAAATCAAGGATAGAGTCAGAACCACCCCCACCCCttgaaaagcaagaaaaattgGAGGAGCAACAGCAACAACAGCAGAGGCAGAGGCAGCTAAGTGGCGCTGATGTACTGATGGCACTTGAGAGAGCCACAGCCgacaaaaccaagaaaaagaaagcgaGGAGGAACACTGGTGGCCTTTCTAGAGGCCGCAATAGTGCGGGAACAGCGAAGCAGGAGACTTCCAATTTCAGCGATGTTAGGCCCTTATGCATTAAACCAGAATGGAGTGATCGGTTGGAGGAATTGGAAAGGAGACTTCAACAACTTGCACATAGTCAAGGCCATAGGTGA
- the LOC105178827 gene encoding 3-ketoacyl-CoA synthase 1, which translates to MERSGAAAGGGETNNNSIEMNEERLLAEVAFKDSSSMVIKIKRALPDFLQSVKLKYVKLGYGYSFINPPCTLLLFLFLSLFIATAIHQLITGLPLFTLFSDIWMNQTLNVMDTATLVFGSTLLMFLLAIYWAKRPTPVYLVDFACYKPEDERKLSIDSFMKLTEENGAFEQDSINFQKRISYRSGLGDETYFAKGITSNPPMLSMKEARLEAEAVMFGALDSLFSKTGVEPKDIGILIVNCSLFNPTPSLSSMLVNRYKLRTDIKSFNLGGMGCSAGLISIDLAKHLLQANPNTYAIVVSTENITQNWYFGNDRSMLLCNCIFRMGGAAILLSNKGRDRRRSKYELVHSVRTHKGADDNSYNCVYQREDDKGIVGVSLARELMAVAGDALKTNITTLGPLVLPFSEQLMFLVTLVKRKVLRAKVRPYIPNFKLAFEHFCIHAGGRAVLDAIQKNLQLTEWHMEPSRMTLHRFGNTSSSSLWYELAYTEAKGRVSRGNRVWQIAFGSGFKCNSAVWKALRDIPAKECRGSPWYDCIDKYPVEVPPIA; encoded by the coding sequence ATGGAGAGATCTGGTGCAGCAGCAGGCGGTGGAGAAACGAATAATAATAGCATAGAGATGAATGAGGAGAGGCTACTGGCAGAAGTGGCTTTCAAGGACTCCTCATCCATGGTCATTAAAATCAAGCGAGCATTGCCCGACTTTTTGCAGTCTGTGAAGCTCAAATATGTCAAATTAGGCTATGGTTATTCATTCATTAATCCTCCCTGCACTCTCCTTCTCTTCCTGTTCCTGTCTTTGTTTATAGCCACTGCCATCCATCAGCTCATCACTGGCCTACCACTCTTCACCCTTTTCTCTGATATATGGATGAATCAAACACTTAATGTCATGGACACTGCCACCCTCGTATTCGGCTCAACTCTACTTATGTTCTTGTTGGCCATCTACTGGGCCAAGCGACCAACCCCTGTTTACTTGGTTGATTTTGCATGTTACAAGCCAGAAGATGAGAGGAAACTGTCCATAGATTCATTCATGAAGTTGACAGAAGAAAATGGTGCGTTTGAACAAGACTCAATTAACTTCCAGAAGAGAATATCATATCGTTCCGGGCTTGGTGACGAGACCTATTTCGCAAAGGGCATCACCTCCAACCCCCCAATGCTATCCATGAAAGAAGCCCGTTTGGAGGCAGAAGCCGTCATGTTTGGCGCATTGGATTCTCTCTTCAGCAAGACAGGTGTTGAGCCTAAGGACATTGGTATTCTTATTGTCAACTGCAGCTTATTCAATCCAACCCCATCTCTCTCTTCCATGCTCGTCAACCGTTACAAGCTCAGAACAGACATCAAGAGCTTCAATCTTGGAGGAATGGGCTGCAGTGCTGGCCTCATATCTATAGACCTGGCAAAACACCTACTTCAGGCTAACCCTAACACATATGCAATTGTGGTGAGCACAGAGAACATAACCCAGAATTGGTATTTCGGCAATGACCGCTCAATGTTGCTGTGCAACTGCATATTTCGGATGGGGGGCGCAGCCATTCTGCTGTCAAACAAGGGCAGAGACAGGCGGCGGTCAAAGTATGAGCTGGTTCACTCGGTACGAACCCACAAAGGAGCGGATGACAATAGCTATAACTGTGTGTACCAAAGAGAAGATGACAAGGGCATAGTTGGAGTTTCGTTAGCTAGAGAACTGATGGCGGTGGCTGGGGATGCATTAAAGACGAATATAACGACGTTAGGGCCTCTAGTTCTGCCATTCTCGGAGCAGTTGATGTTTCTTGTAACGTTGGTGAAGAGAAAGGTGTTGAGAGCTAAGGTGAGGCCTTATATACCAAACTTCAAGCTCGCATTCGAGCACTTCTGCATACACGCGGGGGGGAGGGCAGTTCTTGATGCGATTCAGAAGAATCTGCAACTTACGGAGTGGCATATGGAGCCATCAAGAATGACGCTGCATCGCTTTGGGAACACATCTAGTAGTTCACTGTGGTACGAATTGGCATACACAGAAGCAAAAGGTCGGGTTTCCAGAGGTAATAGGGTGTGGCAGATTGCATTCGGGTCGGGTTTCAAGTGTAACAGTGCTGTCTGGAAAGCGTTGAGGGATATCCCTGCTAAAGAGTGCAGGGGTAGTCCATGGTACGATTGTATTGATAAGTACCCAGTAGAGGTGCCACCTATTGCATAG